Proteins from one Enterobacter bugandensis genomic window:
- a CDS encoding ApeI family dehydratase gives MKIHEIERHQAQPEKLEIVLHLDASLFWFQGHFAVQPLLPGVAQLDWVMHYATTLLAPGYRFHSIQNVKFQAPLLPETTVTLVLEWHAGRKLLTFSYLRHDGAERHTASSGKIRLCQ, from the coding sequence ATGAAAATTCATGAAATCGAGCGCCATCAGGCACAACCGGAGAAGCTGGAGATCGTGTTGCATCTCGACGCCTCTCTGTTCTGGTTTCAGGGCCATTTTGCCGTACAGCCGCTGCTGCCCGGCGTTGCGCAGCTTGACTGGGTGATGCACTACGCAACGACTTTACTGGCACCGGGCTACCGCTTTCACAGCATTCAAAACGTGAAGTTCCAGGCGCCTCTGCTGCCGGAAACCACGGTGACGCTGGTGCTTGAGTGGCATGCCGGGCGCAAACTGCTGACCTTCAGCTACCTGCGTCATGACGGAGCTGAACGCCATACCGCCAGCAGCGGGAAAATTCGTCTATGTCAGTAA
- a CDS encoding glycosyltransferase family 2 protein, with translation MSVTFRPCVLIPCYNHGATMASVLSRLSPFGLPCLVVDDGSEAATRQELERLAAEQPQMTLVRLAQNAGKGAAVIRGLEECARAGYTHALQVDADGQHAIEDIPKMLALAERHPDALISGQPIYDDSIPRSRLYGRWVTHVWVWIETLSLQLKDSMCGFRVYPVSPTLRLAARETLGKRMDFDTEVMVRLYWQGNTSVFLPTRVTYPQDGLSHFDALKDNVRISLMHTRLFFGMLPRIPGLLFRRRGQHWAQQDEVKGLWGMRLMLRIWQLLGRRAFTVLLWPVIGVYWLIARPARQASRQWIARVKQVLIQRNMPVPARLNSFFHFMRFGNAMLDKVASWRGELKFKRDVVFAPGASETLNIAAPQGKLLLASHLGDVEACRALAQLDGSKTINALVFSENARRFKQIMSEMAPQAGVNLMSVTDIGPDTAIAIKEKLERGEWVAIVGDRIAVNPQRGGEWRVIWSPFMGQPAPFPQGPFILASILRCPVVLIFALRQQGKLVLHSEPFADPLILPRGERQQALQATVDRYAQRLEHYALMSPLDWFNFFDFWHLPESREKE, from the coding sequence ATGTCAGTAACCTTCCGCCCCTGCGTGCTGATCCCGTGCTACAACCACGGCGCCACGATGGCCAGCGTGCTGTCGCGCCTCTCGCCGTTTGGCCTGCCGTGCCTGGTGGTGGATGACGGCAGCGAAGCCGCCACCCGCCAGGAGCTTGAGCGGCTGGCGGCGGAGCAGCCGCAGATGACGCTGGTCCGTCTGGCACAAAACGCCGGCAAAGGTGCCGCGGTCATCAGGGGGCTGGAGGAGTGCGCGCGTGCGGGCTATACCCACGCCCTGCAGGTGGACGCGGACGGCCAGCATGCCATCGAAGATATTCCCAAAATGCTTGCGCTGGCGGAGCGCCACCCGGACGCGCTGATTTCCGGCCAGCCCATTTACGATGATTCTATCCCGCGCTCGCGGCTCTACGGGCGCTGGGTCACCCACGTCTGGGTATGGATTGAGACCTTATCCCTGCAGCTTAAAGACAGCATGTGCGGCTTTCGGGTCTACCCGGTCTCGCCCACGCTGCGGCTCGCCGCGCGTGAAACGCTCGGTAAACGGATGGACTTTGACACCGAAGTGATGGTCCGTCTCTACTGGCAGGGCAACACCAGCGTCTTTCTGCCCACCCGCGTGACCTATCCGCAGGACGGGTTGTCCCACTTCGACGCGTTGAAAGATAACGTGCGGATCTCTCTGATGCATACCCGGCTGTTCTTCGGCATGCTTCCGCGCATTCCCGGCCTGCTCTTCCGTCGACGCGGCCAGCACTGGGCGCAGCAGGACGAGGTTAAAGGCCTGTGGGGCATGCGCCTGATGCTGCGCATCTGGCAGCTGCTGGGGCGGCGGGCGTTTACCGTGCTGCTGTGGCCGGTGATCGGCGTCTACTGGCTTATCGCGCGTCCAGCACGGCAGGCTTCGCGGCAGTGGATTGCACGGGTGAAGCAGGTGCTGATACAGCGGAACATGCCTGTTCCAGCACGGCTCAACAGCTTTTTCCATTTCATGCGCTTCGGCAACGCGATGCTGGACAAAGTCGCCAGCTGGCGCGGCGAGCTGAAGTTTAAGCGCGACGTGGTCTTTGCTCCCGGCGCGAGCGAAACGCTTAATATCGCGGCGCCGCAGGGCAAGCTGCTGCTGGCCTCGCATCTTGGCGACGTAGAAGCCTGCCGGGCGCTGGCCCAGCTGGACGGCAGCAAAACCATCAACGCCCTGGTCTTCAGCGAGAACGCCCGGCGTTTTAAGCAAATTATGAGCGAAATGGCGCCCCAGGCCGGCGTGAATTTGATGTCGGTCACCGACATCGGCCCGGACACCGCCATTGCCATCAAAGAGAAGCTTGAGCGCGGAGAATGGGTCGCGATCGTGGGCGACCGCATCGCCGTCAACCCGCAGCGTGGCGGCGAGTGGCGGGTGATCTGGAGCCCGTTCATGGGCCAGCCCGCACCGTTCCCTCAGGGGCCGTTTATCCTGGCCTCCATCCTGCGCTGTCCAGTGGTATTGATTTTCGCCCTGCGCCAGCAGGGTAAGCTCGTCCTGCACAGCGAGCCGTTTGCCGACCCGCTGATCCTGCCGCGCGGGGAACGCCAGCAGGCGCTGCAGGCTACCGTCGATCGCTACGCGCAGCGGCTGGAGCATTACGCCCTGATGTCGCCGCTCGACTGGTTTAATTTTTTCGATTTCTGGCATCTGCCAGAGTCCAGAGAGAAGGAGTAA
- a CDS encoding acyl-CoA thioesterase — protein MLTDPRFTTEVEITVPFHDVDMMGVVWHGNYFRYFEIAREALLNQFDYGYRQMKASGYVWPVVDTRVKYRDAVTFEQRIRVRAQIEEYENRLRIAYQIFDAQTGKRTTTGYTIQVAVEEATREMCFVSPAVLFERMGVTP, from the coding sequence GTGCTGACCGATCCCCGCTTTACGACTGAAGTTGAGATCACCGTTCCGTTCCACGACGTCGATATGATGGGTGTGGTCTGGCACGGCAACTATTTCCGCTACTTTGAGATCGCCCGCGAGGCGCTGCTCAATCAGTTTGACTATGGCTATCGCCAGATGAAAGCCTCCGGCTACGTCTGGCCCGTTGTCGACACGCGGGTGAAATACCGCGATGCGGTGACCTTTGAGCAGCGCATTCGCGTTCGCGCGCAGATTGAAGAGTATGAAAACCGCCTGCGCATTGCCTATCAAATTTTCGATGCGCAGACCGGCAAACGCACCACCACCGGCTACACCATCCAAGTGGCGGTGGAAGAAGCCACCCGCGAAATGTGCTTTGTCAGTCCGGCAGTACTGTTTGAACGTATGGGAGTCACGCCATGA
- a CDS encoding LolA family protein produces MKWLPLLALLVSPLVSAVTLDELQQRFTEQPVVRAHFEQVRTIKDMPQPLRSQGEMLIARDSGLLWDQKAPFPMTLLLDDKRMVQAINGQPPQTITAENNPQMFQFNHLLRALFQADRKVLEENFRIDFKDLGAGRWSLVLTPKTTPLDKIFATLDLGGATYLETIRLNDRQGDRTDIALSNHQLTPASLTDDERQRFAAP; encoded by the coding sequence ATGAAATGGTTGCCTTTGCTGGCGCTGCTCGTCAGCCCGCTGGTCAGCGCCGTGACGCTGGATGAACTGCAGCAGCGTTTCACCGAGCAGCCCGTTGTGCGCGCGCACTTCGAACAGGTCCGCACGATAAAAGATATGCCGCAGCCGCTGCGCTCGCAGGGCGAGATGCTGATCGCCCGCGACAGCGGCCTGCTATGGGATCAAAAAGCGCCGTTTCCAATGACGCTGCTGCTGGACGACAAGCGGATGGTTCAGGCGATCAACGGCCAGCCGCCGCAGACCATCACCGCCGAAAATAATCCGCAGATGTTCCAGTTCAACCACCTGCTGCGGGCCCTGTTCCAGGCCGACCGCAAGGTGCTGGAAGAGAACTTCCGCATCGATTTTAAAGACCTGGGCGCGGGCCGCTGGTCGCTGGTGCTTACCCCAAAAACGACGCCGCTGGACAAGATTTTCGCCACCCTCGATCTGGGCGGCGCGACCTATCTTGAGACGATCCGCCTGAACGACAGGCAGGGCGACCGTACCGATATCGCCCTTTCAAACCACCAACTGACGCCCGCCAGCCTGACCGATGACGAACGCCAACGCTTTGCCGCACCGTAA
- a CDS encoding MMPL family transporter: protein MTNANALPHRKSLRPALLWATVCLVMLGVLLSLLPGARLNSSVLAMLPKQTLGAIPPALNDGFMQRLDRQLVWLVSPGKEPDPRVAQQWLELLHSSDALREVKGPMDAAGQKAWGEFFWQHRNGLIDPATRARLQNGGEAQAQWILSQLYSAFSGVSGKELQNDPLMLMRGSQLALAQNGQKLRLMNGWLVTQDEAGNYWYLLHGELAGSSFDMQQTHRLVTTLNALQQTLKARYPQAQLLSRGTVFYSDYASQQAKRDVSTLGIATLLGVILLIVAVFRSLRPLLLSVLSIAIGALAGTVVTLLLFGELHLMTLVMSMSIIGISADYTLYYLTERMVHGADHSPWQSLAKVRNALLLALLTTVAAYLIMMLAPFPGIRQMAVFAATGLSASCLTVIFWHPWLCRGLPVRPVPFMVLMLRWLAAWRRSKKLSVGLPVALALLSAVGMSTLKVDDDIAQLQALPKDILAQEKTITALTGQSVDQKWFVVHGASPQQTLERLEAFTPALAEAQKAGDLTRWRTLPLNSLARQKSDLALLRNAAPAVTNVLKSAGLNAVSPNLDAMPVSVDAWLESPASEGWRLLWLTLPDGESGVLVPVDGAKNSAALGELAARYDGVVWVDRKASFDSLFALYRTLLTGLLFAALAVIACGAILRLGWRKGLISLVPSALSLSCGLAALAATGHPVNLFSLLALVLVLGIGINYTLFFSNPRGTPLTSMLAITLAMMTTLLTLGMLVFSATQAISSFGIVLVSGIFTAFLLAPLAMPDKKERKRK from the coding sequence ATGACGAACGCCAACGCTTTGCCGCACCGTAAATCCCTGCGCCCGGCGCTGCTGTGGGCCACGGTATGTCTGGTTATGCTGGGCGTGCTGCTGTCGCTGCTGCCCGGCGCGCGGCTGAACAGCAGCGTGCTGGCCATGCTGCCGAAGCAGACGCTGGGGGCGATCCCTCCGGCGCTCAACGACGGGTTTATGCAGCGTCTCGACCGCCAGCTGGTCTGGCTGGTCAGCCCCGGCAAAGAACCCGATCCGCGCGTGGCGCAGCAGTGGCTTGAACTGCTGCACAGCAGCGACGCGCTCCGCGAGGTCAAAGGCCCGATGGACGCCGCCGGGCAAAAGGCCTGGGGAGAGTTCTTCTGGCAGCACCGCAACGGGCTGATTGATCCGGCCACCCGTGCCCGCCTGCAAAACGGCGGAGAAGCGCAGGCGCAGTGGATTTTATCCCAGCTCTATTCCGCCTTCTCCGGCGTCAGCGGTAAAGAGCTGCAAAACGATCCGCTGATGCTGATGCGCGGCTCGCAGCTCGCCCTGGCGCAAAACGGCCAGAAGCTGCGGCTGATGAACGGCTGGCTGGTCACGCAAGATGAAGCGGGAAACTACTGGTATCTGCTGCACGGCGAACTGGCGGGCTCGTCATTTGATATGCAGCAGACCCACCGGCTCGTGACGACGCTTAATGCGCTGCAACAGACGCTGAAAGCGCGTTACCCGCAGGCGCAGCTGCTTTCGCGCGGGACGGTGTTCTACAGCGATTATGCCAGCCAGCAGGCTAAACGCGACGTCTCAACGCTGGGCATCGCCACCCTGCTTGGGGTGATCCTGCTGATCGTGGCGGTGTTCCGCTCTCTACGCCCGCTGCTGCTGAGCGTGCTCTCCATTGCCATCGGCGCGCTGGCGGGCACGGTGGTGACGCTGCTGCTCTTTGGCGAACTGCACCTGATGACGCTGGTGATGAGCATGAGCATCATCGGTATTTCGGCCGACTATACGCTTTACTACCTGACCGAACGGATGGTGCACGGCGCGGATCACTCCCCCTGGCAAAGCCTGGCCAAAGTGCGCAATGCGCTGCTACTGGCGCTGCTGACGACCGTCGCCGCCTACCTGATTATGATGCTGGCCCCCTTCCCCGGGATCCGCCAGATGGCGGTATTTGCCGCGACGGGGCTGAGCGCCTCCTGCCTGACGGTGATTTTCTGGCATCCGTGGCTGTGCCGGGGTTTGCCGGTGCGCCCGGTTCCCTTTATGGTCCTGATGTTGCGCTGGCTGGCCGCCTGGCGACGCAGTAAAAAACTGTCCGTTGGTCTGCCCGTCGCGCTGGCGCTGCTCTCCGCCGTGGGAATGAGCACCCTGAAGGTGGACGACGACATCGCCCAGCTGCAGGCGCTGCCGAAAGATATTCTGGCGCAGGAGAAAACCATTACCGCCCTGACCGGCCAAAGCGTCGATCAGAAATGGTTTGTGGTGCACGGCGCTTCTCCCCAGCAAACGCTGGAGCGGCTGGAAGCCTTTACTCCCGCGCTGGCCGAGGCGCAAAAGGCGGGGGATCTCACCCGCTGGCGCACCCTGCCGCTGAACTCGCTGGCCCGCCAGAAAAGCGACCTTGCGCTGCTGCGGAACGCCGCGCCTGCGGTGACGAACGTGCTGAAAAGCGCAGGGCTCAACGCCGTTTCCCCCAATCTGGACGCCATGCCGGTCAGCGTGGACGCGTGGCTTGAAAGTCCGGCCAGCGAGGGCTGGCGCCTGCTCTGGCTGACCCTGCCCGATGGGGAAAGCGGCGTGCTCGTGCCGGTGGACGGCGCAAAAAACAGCGCGGCGCTCGGTGAGCTGGCCGCGCGCTATGACGGCGTCGTCTGGGTGGACCGCAAGGCCAGCTTTGACAGCCTGTTTGCCCTCTACCGCACGCTGCTGACGGGGCTACTGTTTGCGGCGCTGGCGGTGATTGCCTGCGGGGCGATACTGCGCCTCGGCTGGCGCAAAGGGCTGATAAGCCTGGTGCCGTCCGCACTGTCGCTGAGCTGCGGGCTGGCCGCGCTGGCCGCAACGGGCCACCCGGTAAATCTGTTTTCACTGCTGGCGCTGGTACTGGTGCTCGGCATTGGCATTAACTACACGCTGTTCTTCAGCAACCCGCGCGGTACGCCGCTGACTTCGATGCTGGCGATTACCCTGGCCATGATGACCACCCTGCTGACGCTGGGCATGCTCGTCTTCAGCGCCACCCAGGCTATCAGCAGCTTTGGTATTGTGCTGGTGAGCGGTATTTTCACCGCCTTCCTGCTGGCACCCCTGGCGATGCCGGATAAGAAAGAGAGAAAACGTAAATGA
- a CDS encoding DUF3261 domain-containing protein: MNAVYRAVALAAALLLAGCSHSTDTKETRPQAWLQPGTKVTLPPPGISPAVSSQQLLTGSFNGQTQSLLVMLNADAHKVTLAGLSSVGIRLFLATYDESGIHTEQSIVVPQLPPASQVLADVMLSHWPISAWQPQLPKGWTLTDNGDRRELRNASGKLVTEIVYLQRKGKREPISIEQHVFKYHITIQYLGD, translated from the coding sequence ATGAACGCTGTTTATCGCGCCGTCGCGCTGGCCGCGGCGCTGCTGCTGGCAGGCTGCAGCCATTCGACCGATACCAAAGAGACGCGGCCTCAGGCCTGGCTTCAGCCTGGCACCAAAGTCACTCTGCCGCCGCCCGGCATCAGCCCGGCGGTAAGCTCCCAGCAGCTGCTGACCGGCAGCTTTAACGGGCAAACGCAGTCCCTGCTGGTGATGCTCAACGCGGATGCGCATAAGGTCACGCTGGCTGGCCTCTCTTCCGTGGGCATTCGCCTGTTCCTGGCAACGTACGACGAGAGCGGTATTCATACCGAGCAGTCGATCGTCGTGCCGCAGCTGCCGCCCGCCAGCCAGGTGCTGGCCGACGTGATGCTCAGCCATTGGCCGATTAGCGCCTGGCAGCCGCAGTTGCCGAAGGGCTGGACGTTAACGGACAATGGCGATCGGCGCGAGCTGCGCAACGCCAGCGGCAAGCTGGTGACGGAGATTGTCTACCTCCAGCGCAAAGGCAAGCGCGAGCCGATCAGCATCGAGCAACACGTATTCAAATACCACATCACCATTCAATATCTGGGTGACTGA
- a CDS encoding beta-ketoacyl-[acyl-carrier-protein] synthase family protein gives MIYISAVGMVNALGNSPDEIAANLAAGVAPGMHARTGWLQGMPEAVLGGVEGELPLIPDTFSAHRTRNNQLLLAALAQIQPAVDEAIARVGRDRVAVVLGTSTSGLDEGDEHVRLMTDGETSTRWQYPQQELGDPSRFLANWLQLEGPAYTISTACSSSARAMIGGKRLIEAGLVDIAIVGGADTLSRMPVNGFNSLESFSPTLCEPFGRDRRGITIGEAAALMVLSREPADVALLGTGESSDAYHISAPHPQGDGAIRAITQALSEAGMQPDDIGYINLHGTATPLNDQIESQVVHDLFGESVPCSSTKHLTGHTLGAAGITEAALSWLILTRDLPLPPQDFSRYAPDETLAPCGLLHQNTALKKPVILSNSFAFGGNNASILLGRTS, from the coding sequence ATGATTTATATATCCGCTGTTGGCATGGTCAACGCGCTGGGCAACTCGCCTGATGAAATTGCCGCCAACCTGGCTGCGGGCGTGGCGCCGGGCATGCACGCCCGGACCGGCTGGCTGCAGGGAATGCCCGAAGCGGTACTGGGCGGGGTGGAAGGCGAACTGCCGCTCATCCCGGACACCTTCTCTGCACACCGCACCCGCAACAACCAGCTGCTGCTGGCCGCGCTGGCGCAGATTCAGCCCGCCGTTGACGAGGCCATCGCCCGCGTTGGTCGCGACCGCGTGGCCGTGGTGCTGGGAACCAGCACCTCCGGGCTGGATGAAGGCGATGAGCACGTGCGTCTCATGACCGACGGCGAGACCAGCACGCGCTGGCAGTATCCGCAGCAGGAGCTGGGCGATCCGTCCCGCTTTCTCGCCAACTGGCTGCAGCTTGAAGGCCCGGCCTATACGATCTCCACCGCCTGCTCCTCCAGCGCGCGGGCGATGATCGGCGGCAAACGCCTGATCGAAGCCGGGCTGGTAGATATCGCTATTGTCGGCGGAGCAGACACCCTGAGCCGGATGCCCGTGAACGGCTTTAACAGTCTTGAATCCTTCTCCCCCACGCTCTGCGAGCCGTTTGGCCGGGACCGCCGGGGGATCACCATCGGTGAAGCGGCGGCGCTGATGGTATTAAGCCGGGAACCCGCGGACGTGGCGCTGCTCGGCACGGGCGAATCCAGCGATGCGTACCATATTTCCGCCCCGCATCCGCAGGGCGACGGGGCGATAAGGGCTATCACTCAGGCGCTCAGCGAAGCGGGCATGCAGCCGGACGACATCGGCTACATCAACCTGCACGGCACGGCCACGCCGCTCAACGATCAGATTGAATCACAGGTGGTTCACGATCTCTTCGGAGAAAGCGTGCCGTGCAGTTCAACCAAACACCTTACCGGCCACACGCTGGGCGCTGCCGGCATTACCGAAGCGGCTTTGAGCTGGCTTATCCTGACGCGCGATCTGCCCTTGCCGCCGCAGGATTTTTCCCGCTACGCTCCGGACGAGACGCTGGCGCCGTGCGGCCTGCTGCACCAGAACACCGCCCTGAAAAAGCCGGTGATTTTGTCTAACTCGTTCGCGTTTGGCGGCAATAACGCCAGCATTCTGCTGGGGAGAACGTCATGA
- a CDS encoding ApeP family dehydratase, translated as MSYLSPEAYLPHDAPMMLLGSVENVTDDMAVCRVAVDRQSVLAPFLNADGDLPGWYALELMAQTVGVWSGWHRQQQGQEHIALGMVLGARELVCASGRFAKGLTLDITVKLLMQDERFGSFECTICAGEETLATGRVNTFQPSAEELTSLFNQGSHA; from the coding sequence ATGAGCTATCTATCACCCGAAGCCTATTTGCCGCACGATGCGCCCATGATGCTGCTGGGGTCCGTTGAAAATGTGACGGATGACATGGCGGTCTGCCGCGTTGCGGTTGACAGGCAAAGCGTGCTGGCGCCGTTTCTCAATGCCGATGGCGACCTGCCGGGCTGGTACGCGCTCGAGCTAATGGCGCAGACCGTTGGCGTCTGGTCGGGCTGGCATCGTCAGCAGCAGGGGCAGGAACATATCGCGCTGGGCATGGTGCTCGGCGCGCGCGAGCTGGTCTGCGCCAGCGGGCGTTTCGCCAAAGGCTTAACGCTGGACATTACCGTTAAGCTGCTGATGCAGGACGAACGCTTCGGCAGTTTTGAATGCACGATTTGCGCAGGTGAAGAGACGCTGGCCACGGGCCGGGTCAATACCTTCCAGCCGAGTGCAGAAGAATTAACATCGCTTTTTAATCAGGGATCCCACGCATGA
- a CDS encoding 3-ketoacyl-ACP reductase FabG2: protein MSRSVLVTGASKGIGRAIARQLAADGFTVGVHYHRDAAGAQETLDAITQAGGSGRLLSFDVGNREQCREVLEQEIDAHGAWYGVVSNAGITRDGAFPALSEDDWDSVIHTNLDSFYNVIHPCIMPMIGTRQGGRIITLSSVSGVMGNRGQVNYSAAKAGIIGATKALAIELAKRKITVNCIAPGLIDTGMIEMEEAALKEAMSIIPMKRMGQADEVAGLASYLMSDIAGYVTRQVISINGGML, encoded by the coding sequence ATGAGTCGTTCCGTACTGGTCACAGGGGCCAGCAAAGGCATTGGTCGCGCCATCGCCCGCCAGCTTGCCGCTGACGGGTTTACCGTCGGCGTGCATTACCATCGTGATGCCGCAGGCGCGCAGGAGACGCTGGACGCCATCACGCAGGCGGGCGGCAGCGGCCGTTTACTCTCGTTTGACGTAGGCAACCGCGAGCAGTGCCGTGAAGTGCTTGAGCAGGAAATTGATGCCCATGGCGCATGGTATGGCGTGGTCAGCAACGCCGGAATTACCCGCGATGGCGCTTTTCCGGCACTGAGTGAAGACGACTGGGACAGCGTGATCCACACCAATCTCGACAGTTTTTATAACGTCATACACCCCTGCATTATGCCCATGATCGGCACCCGTCAAGGCGGGCGCATTATTACCTTATCCTCCGTCTCCGGCGTGATGGGCAACCGCGGCCAGGTGAACTACAGCGCGGCCAAAGCGGGCATTATCGGTGCCACCAAAGCGCTGGCGATCGAGCTGGCAAAACGCAAAATCACCGTGAACTGCATTGCGCCAGGGCTGATTGATACCGGCATGATTGAGATGGAGGAGGCCGCGCTGAAGGAAGCGATGTCCATCATCCCAATGAAACGTATGGGCCAGGCTGATGAGGTCGCCGGGCTGGCAAGCTATCTGATGTCGGATATCGCGGGCTACGTCACCCGCCAGGTCATTTCGATTAACGGAGGAATGCTATGA
- a CDS encoding beta-ketoacyl-ACP synthase, whose product MTRRVVITGMGGVTAFGENWQSVSSRLLAYENAVRKMPEWQVYDGLHTLLGAPIDDFALPEHYTRKRIRAMGRVSLMSTRATELALEQAGLIGEAVLTNGQTGIAYGSSTGSTGPVSEFATMLTEKHTNNITGTTYVQMMPHTTAVNTGLFFGLRGRVIPTSSACTSGSQAIGYAWEAIRHGYQTVMVAGGAEELCPSEAAVFDTLFATSQRNDEPKTTPSPFDTQRDGLVIGEGAGTLILEELEHARARGATIYGEIVGFATNCDAAHITQPQRDTMQICMEQSLAMAGLSARDMGYISAHGTATDRGDIAESQATAAIYGDSVPVSSLKSYFGHTLGACGALEAWMSLQMMREGWFAPTLNLTQPDEQCGALDYIMGEARQIDCEYLQSNNFAFGGINTSIIIKRWA is encoded by the coding sequence ATGACGCGTCGCGTGGTGATTACGGGCATGGGCGGCGTCACCGCCTTTGGCGAGAACTGGCAGTCCGTTTCCAGCCGGCTGCTGGCGTATGAAAACGCCGTGCGTAAAATGCCGGAATGGCAGGTTTATGATGGCCTGCACACCCTGCTGGGCGCGCCGATCGACGATTTCGCGCTACCGGAACACTATACCCGCAAGCGTATTCGCGCCATGGGCCGCGTGTCGCTGATGTCGACCCGCGCCACCGAACTGGCGCTGGAGCAGGCGGGGCTGATTGGCGAAGCGGTGCTCACCAACGGGCAAACCGGCATCGCCTACGGTTCTTCGACAGGCAGCACCGGCCCGGTCAGCGAATTCGCGACCATGCTTACCGAAAAGCACACCAATAACATCACCGGGACAACCTACGTCCAGATGATGCCGCACACCACCGCGGTGAATACCGGCCTGTTCTTTGGACTACGTGGCCGCGTGATCCCAACGTCGAGCGCCTGTACCTCCGGCAGCCAGGCGATTGGCTACGCCTGGGAGGCAATTCGCCACGGGTATCAGACCGTGATGGTCGCGGGGGGCGCGGAAGAGCTTTGTCCGTCTGAAGCGGCGGTGTTTGACACGCTGTTTGCCACCAGCCAGCGCAACGACGAACCCAAAACCACCCCCTCGCCGTTCGATACGCAGCGCGATGGTCTGGTGATTGGGGAAGGCGCAGGCACCCTGATTCTGGAGGAGCTGGAGCACGCCAGAGCGCGCGGGGCCACCATCTACGGTGAGATCGTGGGCTTTGCCACCAACTGTGACGCGGCCCATATCACCCAGCCGCAGCGTGACACCATGCAGATTTGCATGGAGCAGTCGCTGGCGATGGCGGGGTTAAGCGCCCGGGATATGGGGTATATCTCCGCGCACGGTACCGCCACCGACCGCGGCGATATCGCCGAAAGCCAGGCCACGGCCGCCATCTACGGTGACAGCGTGCCGGTTTCTTCGCTGAAGAGCTATTTTGGCCACACGCTGGGGGCCTGCGGCGCGCTGGAAGCGTGGATGAGCCTGCAGATGATGCGCGAAGGCTGGTTTGCCCCGACGCTCAATTTAACGCAGCCGGATGAGCAATGCGGGGCTTTAGATTATATTATGGGAGAAGCCCGTCAGATTGACTGCGAGTATCTGCAGAGCAATAACTTCGCGTTTGGCGGCATCAATACCTCGATTATCATTAAACGCTGGGCGTAA
- the acpT gene encoding 4'-phosphopantetheinyl transferase AcpT produces the protein MYRFVLGKISTLCADPLASTLADKAPQGARQASWLAGRTLLARTLSPHPLPDIIYGEQGKPAFAKGDPLWFNLSHSGDDIALLMSDEGEVGCDIEVIRPRKNWQALANAVFSLTEHDELEREAPEEQLSAFWRIWTRKEAIVKQRGGSAWQIVSIDSTAQSHSVSQLQLGSLSLAVCTSTPYTLTTESIIHVGAGKSPVLPA, from the coding sequence ATGTACCGGTTTGTACTGGGAAAAATTTCCACCCTTTGCGCGGACCCGCTGGCGTCAACGCTTGCAGATAAGGCACCTCAGGGTGCACGACAGGCCTCCTGGCTGGCTGGCCGGACGCTGCTCGCCAGAACATTATCCCCTCACCCGCTCCCCGACATCATTTACGGCGAGCAGGGGAAGCCGGCATTTGCGAAGGGGGATCCGCTGTGGTTCAACCTGAGCCATAGCGGTGATGATATCGCCCTGCTGATGAGCGATGAAGGCGAAGTGGGCTGCGATATCGAAGTGATTCGCCCCCGCAAGAACTGGCAGGCGCTGGCCAACGCCGTTTTCAGCCTGACAGAGCATGACGAGCTGGAGCGTGAAGCGCCCGAGGAACAGCTTTCTGCCTTCTGGCGTATCTGGACGCGCAAAGAAGCGATTGTGAAACAGCGCGGCGGCAGCGCCTGGCAGATTGTCAGCATCGACAGCACGGCGCAGTCGCACTCGGTCAGCCAGCTGCAGCTCGGTTCTCTGAGCCTTGCCGTCTGTACCTCGACCCCTTACACCCTGACCACCGAGTCGATTATTCACGTCGGGGCAGGAAAATCACCAGTACTCCCAGCATAA
- the arnF gene encoding 4-amino-4-deoxy-L-arabinose-phosphoundecaprenol flippase subunit ArnF: MKGAFWALCSVLLVSAAQLLLRDAMQALPPVSDFLTFISALWHVSSGTGALLLGLTGYVASMGCWYLALHRMALSKAYALLSLSYILVWGAAILLPGWGEHFSWHGLLGVALIMLGVLVIFLPRRE; the protein is encoded by the coding sequence GTGAAAGGCGCGTTCTGGGCGTTATGCAGCGTACTGTTAGTCAGCGCCGCACAGCTGTTGCTGCGCGATGCCATGCAGGCTCTGCCGCCGGTCAGCGATTTTCTGACGTTTATCTCCGCGCTGTGGCACGTTTCGTCCGGCACGGGCGCGCTGCTGCTGGGGTTAACGGGATACGTTGCCTCCATGGGCTGCTGGTATCTGGCGCTGCATCGCATGGCGCTCAGCAAAGCGTATGCCTTGCTGAGCCTCAGCTATATCCTGGTGTGGGGTGCGGCAATCCTGCTGCCCGGCTGGGGGGAGCACTTCTCCTGGCATGGGCTGCTGGGCGTCGCGTTGATTATGCTGGGAGTACTGGTGATTTTCCTGCCCCGACGTGAATAA